In the Alphaproteobacteria bacterium genome, CGAGTCAAATGCCAGCCTCCGACAGCATCGCAATGATCATAGATCGAGATGCTGAATCTGTCATCACCACTGCGCCACCGCTGCCGACCAGGGCGAGATTGCGTCGCTGATGCCGGTGCGCAGGCCGTCGGCCTGCAGGATCAGGTTGGGGCAGGCGAAATTGACCGGCAGCACCGCGTGCTCGACGACCTGCAACGGCCCCTCGGCCTCGAGCGCGCGCATCACCTCGGGCGCGAGCCGCCGGTCCGCGGTGACAAGATCGGGACCGGAGACATCGATGCGCGGCTGATGGGCGGCGGCTTCCGGACTCATCCCGAACTCCGCGACGAACCACAGCATCTGCAGCACCGCCGCCATGATGCGCCGTCCGCCGGAAGCGCCCGCCGCAATCAACGGGCGCGCGCCGTCGCGCAGGATCACCGGGAACATGTTGGTGAGCGGGCGCTTGCCTGGGCCGATGGAGTTCGGCTGGCCGGGCTGCGGATCGAACCACATCACCCCGTTGTTCATGAGGATGCCGGTTGCCGGCAGCACGGTGCGGCTTCCCATCGAGGAGAGCAGCGTCGTGGTCATCGCCACCATCGTGCCGTCCGCATCCGCGACCGTGATGTGCGTGGTGCAGCTTTCGGCCGCCTGCGGCTCGGCGTCCCCCAGCGAGGTGAGCCGCTGCGCGTATGCTGCCTTCAGCGCGCGCGCGAGCGCCGCATACCACGCGGCGTCGGGCGTCGCGCCGACACGCACATCCCCCATCCGGCGCAGCACGTCGGCGGCGGTCGGCGCCGCAGTGAGCGGACCGGAGAGTTGCAGGGTACGCCCGCGCCAGGCGACTTCGGTTGCGGGCGAGACACGCGCCTTGCAGTTGCGCAAATCCTCGGCAGACAGCACGCCACCCAAGGCTTTCACGTCGGCGACGATCGCCTTCGCGATCTCGCCCTCATAGAAATCGCGCCAGCCGGCCCTCGCGAGTTGCTCCAGCGTGTCGGGCAACCTGCCGAGCCGGAAATATTTGAGCCCGCCCTGGTAAGGCGGCATCGGCGGAAGCCCGTCGCGCAGATAGATGCGCGCGCTCTCGGCATACTTCCTCAGGATCGGCGCCGAGACGCCGACCTTGAGCGAGGTGAACCAGTCCTCCGGCAGGCCGCGCCTGGCGAGCGCGATCGCGGGCGCGGCGATCTCGGCGAGCGGCAGCTTGCCCCAGCGCTGGTGAATCTCCGCGTAGCCGGCAGGCGCGGACGGGATCACGAACGAGAGCGGCCCGTGGATGTTGACGTCGCCTTCGACCTCCGGCCAGCCGAACAGATCGGCGGCGGTCTTGCCGGTCAGCTTGAACAAATTCGGATTGAGCGCGGCCGGCGCAGTCGGGCCGAAGTCGACGGTTTCGGCGCGCGCCTCGCCGGCGCGGTGGATCACCGCATGGCCGATGCCGCCAAGCCCCGAATTCCATGGCTCGACGGCCGGAAGCGCGAGCGCCGCCGCGACCGCCGCATCGATCGCATTGCCGCCGGCATCGAGCACGGCGACGCCGGCCTCGGCGGCGCTCTTGGCCTGCGAGACCACCATGCCACGCCGGCCCGAGGCCGACGGCTTGGTGAGCTGCCAGTGCTGGGTGATGTGGGGCGCGGGCGTGAACTGCATGGCGAATGATATCCATGCGCGCCCTGCCCGCACTACCCCCTATCCAGCATGCCCGCCAAGCCGCTAAACCGCCCCCCATGGACGCGAAGACAGAGCCTTTCGACCCCGCTGCGCAGGGCTGGGAGGTCTATCCGGGCGAAGGCTTCATTGGCCTCGTCGGGCCCTTTTGGATGAAGCAGGACGGCGAAAGCTACCGCTACGGCTTTCTCGCCGAGAAGAAGCACCACAACCGGCGCGGCGTCGTGCAGGGCGGCATGATCATGACCTTCGCGGACCGCTCGCTCGGCATGACCGCCTGGTATGCGAACGAGAAGCAGCCGCAGGCGACCGTTCACCTCGACGTGCACTTCGTCGATGCGGTGCAGATCGGCGAGTTCGTCGAGGCCAAATGCCGCGTCGTGCGCCGCACGCGCTCGCTCCTCTTCATGAGTGGCGAGATCACCGTCGACGACCGCGTGGTCGCCACCGCGAACGGCGTGTGGAAGACGCTCGGCAAGAACTGAGCGCGATCACCGCCACAGCCAGCCCGCGCTCGTGACCGCAACCCTGCGGCAGGCGACGAGACACGTGATCGCGAAGCAGCACACGGTGTTGAGCGCAAACACCGACGCGACGACGAGATCGCTCGACACGGTCAGCGAATAACTCACGGTCGCAAGATTGGCGGCCGTGAACATCGCCCAGGTCAACAGCGAGACCGCCTCTGCGCCGTTGCGGTCGCGATAGACGCACATGATCTGCGGCATGTAGGCGACGATCCGGCCGCCGTTGAGCAGCGCGAACGCGGTCATCGAAAAATCGGCGAGCGTCATGATCCGTTCCTTTTGAAAGTAGCCTGCACTGAAATACCGTTGACGATCACGGCATCGCGAAATGTGCGCACCGAGGACCGCTCATCTACCGGAAGGCTCGCGGGCGCGCGCGGACTGCAGCGACAGCAGGCTGGACAGGAGCGAACTCGCGCGAGGAAAATTCTTCAAAGTCCGTTTGAACCCGCGGATCGCCCACAGCGACTAAGGCACATCGAGAATTCTTTTCTTTGAAGCGTCGATCGGCGGCCCATTACGGCCCGTCCCACTCCGGTACCGGCGCAAGCGCGTATCAAGAGGTTTCTTGCTCATGAGCGCTGTGATTCATTTCTCGACCGACGACATTGCTCCGCGGGATCGCCTCGCGGTCTGGTGCGAGGCTCTGTTTCAGAGCGAATTCAACGTC is a window encoding:
- a CDS encoding PaaI family thioesterase; the protein is MDAKTEPFDPAAQGWEVYPGEGFIGLVGPFWMKQDGESYRYGFLAEKKHHNRRGVVQGGMIMTFADRSLGMTAWYANEKQPQATVHLDVHFVDAVQIGEFVEAKCRVVRRTRSLLFMSGEITVDDRVVATANGVWKTLGKN
- a CDS encoding gamma-glutamyltransferase — its product is MQFTPAPHITQHWQLTKPSASGRRGMVVSQAKSAAEAGVAVLDAGGNAIDAAVAAALALPAVEPWNSGLGGIGHAVIHRAGEARAETVDFGPTAPAALNPNLFKLTGKTAADLFGWPEVEGDVNIHGPLSFVIPSAPAGYAEIHQRWGKLPLAEIAAPAIALARRGLPEDWFTSLKVGVSAPILRKYAESARIYLRDGLPPMPPYQGGLKYFRLGRLPDTLEQLARAGWRDFYEGEIAKAIVADVKALGGVLSAEDLRNCKARVSPATEVAWRGRTLQLSGPLTAAPTAADVLRRMGDVRVGATPDAAWYAALARALKAAYAQRLTSLGDAEPQAAESCTTHITVADADGTMVAMTTTLLSSMGSRTVLPATGILMNNGVMWFDPQPGQPNSIGPGKRPLTNMFPVILRDGARPLIAAGASGGRRIMAAVLQMLWFVAEFGMSPEAAAHQPRIDVSGPDLVTADRRLAPEVMRALEAEGPLQVVEHAVLPVNFACPNLILQADGLRTGISDAISPWSAAVAQW